The nucleotide window gctggcacccGTCAATAGTGCTACGCACCCCAAGGCACCTACACATGTTGTGCAATTAATGTACTTGCCAAGGGCTTAGTTAGCCTCGAGGCCTGCGTTGTCTTTGTGCGTGACATGCCGCCCCCTTGGGTGTATTTTTTTCCCCGTCCAGCAAAGGCGAGAAGCCAAGCGGCATTCAACCAGCACGGAGTGCGGTGCGTGGTGCTGTACGTATGCCCTGCCTAtgcatacatgcatgcatgcatgcgtgccATGTACGGGCCCGCGGCATTAATGAGGTTGACGCTGTTGGACGTCTGTTGCgtctcgccgctcgcccgtCTTTTTTTGGTCCGGGCGTGCGTCTGCCCAGTCATGTCGTCGTGCTACTTCAACAACAGTGTCACTtctccgctgctgctgctgctgctgctgctgacgaggacgggaGTTTCTAGAACGGAcggctggccgcccgcccctcatCAGTGGCGGAACGGAACGTTAGGGGACCAGGCTCCAGGCATGCGAGTCAAGAGGGGTTTCCCCTTACCTGACATCCCTGTTTCGGTGTGTTCTGGTGGTGTATGTTGTTGGTGATGTTGGTCCAGTGGGCGCAAGGGTAtcttgtcttgtcttgtctgtcGGCCCGGCTGTGATTGTGATGGAGATAAAATTGGCGGACGCAGTGTGTGTGTTGTTTGTTGAGTTGGTCATAGCGAGAGCCGTTGTTGGTACTTGCGCAGCGGCACTGGACGAAACAGTGGCTGAACAGGCTTCTTCTGGCGAGACGGAAGCCAATGAGTGTCCGTCCAGCAAAGCCCCTTCTGTCGCTTCTTCAACGTTTTCTTGCCAGTGCAAACCTATAGTATTGGTGGATGGACCCGCCGCGCGTTGGGAAATGAAGTACTGCCGCATGCCTTACGTACATACTACTGACATACATATCGTACGCGCGCAGTTCTTTCATGGTCTTCGGAGAGGGACCCTGCAAGCCCAACACTTCTTCTGACGCGTTTCCAATGATTCCTTGCCCCGAATTGGGATACTAGTCATCATTGGTGACCCCTCTTGCCCCGAGAATACTACTAGGGCTTTCCGATGGAGAACCCGGTGCTCTCCGACGTCAACCTCTTGCTAGTATGCACTCTATTCCGTAGGTACCACGGGATTGAACGCCATGACGGGGGGGTCACCGCAGGACGGGAGCCCAGGATAAGGCGCAGGTGCCCGCGTACATGTGTGCGAGGGAAAGAGGGGGCAGTCAGTCTGTGCGAGTGGTGAGCGTGGCCGAGCTCCCTGGGTgcatgtatactgtactgtatgtTTTTATTACTAGCTTGGTGGCAAGTGGCTCttgacgaggacgtcgtGAGACGGCGaacccgccgcgccgagccgGGAGACCACTGCGCGCCACCAAAACGGAACGGACATGTCCGATGGTTTCCATGAATGGGTATACTCTGTGCGGAAACTGAGAAGTAGTACTAGGGTCATTCATTGATGTACGTTGTTTCGTAGCTGTATACGCTGTCCATGCCTACTGCCTTGGTGGCCCTTGATGGTCGCGTCGCGCACTCCATGCAAACTGTTGTGTCGTTAGGAGGCGGAGCCACCACGCGCTCGAGCCATCGACATGGGCAAAAGTGTTGTCATGTtcaggcggcgacgcggcctcagcatcgtcatcatcgtcttcgtcgtgACAAATCGCTACGTGTTTGtttcatcgtcgtcttctgggccgagcgctgctgcagcgcgcgcgcacgcacagccCCTCTACGTAGGTTGTATGATACGTGCGTACGTATAAGTTGTTTCTATTCTTGTGCCCGTTGCGCGTCGTTGACAAAGCCAACGTGGAACGTTGTCGTTAGCCCCCTgtttgcttgcctgcctttACGCAACGCCGTTGGCCTCGACATATTGGCACAACTGACAGCCAACTACAACAAAGGAACAAAGCAGGAGGGACACTGCCATGGCACACGGCCGCTGCAGCCTCCTGATGCTCGACGTTGCCCGCTGACAACGCACAAGTAGCTGCGGCGTACCATGGCGGTACTATCTGCAATGGCCTTGCTCGAGTGGACATGCCCTTAGAGTCGACGGCGCCTGCTCTAGACGagcgcctcccctcccccctcaaCGCAGCGACTCGGCTACCGGTCGTGGTTGTTCCAGGCGAGCGCTCGCTTATCGGGCGTCGCCTGTGCGGCAGTACGTACGGACTCATCTGCACTGCACTGGACGCCAAGCAGATGGTGCTGAGGCTTCgcgcggcggaggggcgAGAGCAGAGGCATCGcacgtggcggcgcggataCCCTGCTCGCTGCTGGGGGCGCCGAGCGATGGGGGCAGCTGGGCGCACAAGGCATCTCTTGCGACGCCCAGAATTTTACGTGAAGATGTGTAAAACCgggccgttgacgacggcggaaGAGGCAGTATGAGTGTTCTCGTGACAAATGTCAACGTCCCTGTTACGTATCATGCGTTGCCCGAGGGGGAGAGACGCGGTCTTTGCCTTTCCATCAAACAAGTGTAAGAAAGCATGGCCGccccctcgccgacatcAAAAACTCCAAAACTCGACAACACCAGAGAATCTTGAACCTTGCAtctcacgacgacgacgttcCATCGCTCTGTGCACGCCACCATGCAGCTCTCACgacttggcgtcgccgcgctcggaGGCGTGCTGACGACCCgcatcgcctcggccgccacgctcACGAGCAAAGCCGTCCCCGACAGCGTCATCTCGGGGCGAAGCGAACCCCGCGGGATGAACACCCTCGAGCCCCGGCTACACACGTGGAAGAcacgctgcgccgccgcgggggacgaggcgccggcCTACTGCCTgcaggcgccggccgcgtgcgacggcgccgggacATACTACCACgcggacggcagcgggcaTCTAGACGAATGCAAGTCCTATTGGAAATGCGAGTGCGTACGGCAGCATGTGTATCCCGTCTGAGgcgggccgaggaggatgagggggAAGCGGGGGGGATTCGGGGGGAACAGAAACCAAAGAAATGCCCGTGACGACGGGTGGGCACGGCATCAAGATCGGGTTGGATGCAGCTCGTGGCGGTGGTATATGCAGCGCGAGATGGTTGCAGGGCTGTATGGGCATTTTACAACCCCCGACATGGCGAGATGGAGCGCGACGGATGCTTGGTtacggcgccgcggccgcgcatGAGGTCGGTCTTGGGACTTCCTGGGCGGGATGGAATGGAGGGCCTTCGCTGGGCCATGAGAACTGATGAGCGCGGAGACgagcgcagcagcgacggcagaACCAGGACAGGTTACAGACGACGGCTGCACGAATGATGCTTGCAGCAAGGACAAAGTATGTGCGTTACTTCGGAGGATGCGTGTAATGTGTATGATAGAGTTGGCTAGTACAGTGTTTGTTCGATTTATGCTTCTTTGCGAGCTTCTCCCTTAGCTTTCAGCAGTAACGTCAGCCGCGCGCAATGCTCCCTCACTCACGTACCGTACCTGACCCTTGTTGAGCAGGCATTTTCCCAAGAAGCTAGGCTTGATTTTCGCCGCTTATTCTGTCGACCGCTTGGTGGTGTTGTGTAGTACATCCATTGGGGCACCGGGGGAAATGGGGACGAGGCttttggcgccgccgatctGCTCCACCGGCTGTGGAGCAACAAAAGCCCGCTCCGCTTGTGGATGCATTGAATGGATTCTCCTTTGTCCACTGCATCCATCGCCTTCCTTGCCTCTCCTGCGCTCCTCGCCTTCACCCGCATTTGCGTCGACAGTCGGCCGTCCGGGGCTTAGCTGCCGTCCGGGGGGGCTGCCACCACCCCTGGAAGATCCAGCGCAGCCAACGCACtacgtaccgtaccgtaccggCCAGCAACAACATCCCCTACCCCCTTGGGCTGGGGGAGGTTCCCCATCTTGCCCATGCCCCTCATCCTTGTCAGGCATGCCAGGCGACAAGGAGTCGTCGCGGGGGGGCTCAGTTCCGCccgggatggatggagcaAGGCTGGCCCGGCTTTGGGACCaacagacacacacacacacacacacgcgcgcgcgcgcatcattatacgcacacacacccggcgacgaggatggtgatgtgagggagggaggcgtcgcagtcgcagtcgcaaTCCGACCACGACGGCTCGGTCAGTACGTACTAGGCTTGTACAGCGCAAGTACCCACGACGACTGCTAccctgcctgggctgcctgcTAGAACCCTGccatgccctgccctcccctGGAACTGAACTGACAGACTGGCAGACACTGGAGGCTCGCCCGGGATGCCCAAACTCCAGGCCaggaccaggccaggccaggccaggccgaggcgacgcagCGCATCCGGCGGCCAGTGCCACCCTGCCTGCGTAGGTCGCCGTTGcatcctccctcccctcccccccctccgagCCAGAAGCCAGGCCAGACCAGGTTAAATAATTTGGTTTCTACTTTACCATCTGTTCCTCGTGCCCTCTCCATCTTAGTACTTTGTACTAAATAGCCTCGAATCTTCCCGGCTGCTCCCCATCGACGGTCGATTCTCTTCCGTGAAAACTGTTCCAtttcgtcgtcatcgccggcgctgctgctgctgctactgctactcctcctcctcctgcggACCAGATTCTGCACGaggacgccatcgccgcctttgTCTCAGACCAATACCCGTCGCGGTCGGACGACTCTCTCTGCCCGCTTTCTCCGCACTGCCAGATTCTTGTATCATACCTACGTACTTCTTACACACCTCGAGTTTTCTCAGgaaataaaaaaaaaacagaGACAATCGTTCCGTCTGTCAACAACTCGCGTCCTTCTAGCGGCACGTTCCTTTTTGCTCCAGTCCTTGATCTACCCCCTCCCTAATCCTCAGAGGCGGAACCCACTCTTGCCGCCATAATGACCATCGACACTGAAAagagcgccgtcgacaacggTGTCGGCGACAACTCGTCCAGCTCGGACATCGACAACATTGTCGACCCCGATGCGGGCCTGTCAGAGGAGGAGAGAAAGGCTGCCGTGAGTGTCATggccgcgccctcgcacCGAGAGACCGTCTTGTGCTTCTCTCGGTGCCGCACAAGCGCGGGACGCTGACATGATGCAACACCAGGAGCGCAAGCTGCTGTGGAAGCTCGACCTCCAGCTCATCCCGTGGGTATGTCCTTCAcacctccccctcccccttggtctcgtctcgtcttgTCTTCTTTCGTCTGGCCCGGGCCCTCTCCCCGCCATGACATACGACCCCCCGCCGGTTGTTTGCGTCGTCGGGAAAGACTGACCCTTTTGTGTCCGGCAAATGTAACCAGCTCTCGCTGCTGTACCTCATTTGCTTCCTCGACAGGACAAACATCGGCAACGCCAAGATTgccgacctgcccgccgccattggcATCGACATCAAGAAGGAACCCGACAGGTTCAATTCCACCTTGAccatcttcttcgtctcgtACGCCGTTTTCGAGGCTCTGTGCAACTTTCTCCTCAAAAAGTTTCGGCCTTCCATCTTCATCCCCACCATCATGTAAGTCACTCACTCCGCCCACACATGTCTAGGTAGTCTGGCCCTTGCCTTGCAGCAGCGGTTCCTGCTGACGCTGTACGCAAAACAAAAAAGGGTCCTCTGGGGCGCCTGCATGCTGGGCATGGGCTTCGTAAAGAACTGGTCCGgcctcatggccgccagaTGGTTCCTCGGCGTCTGCGAGGCCGGCCTGTTTCCCGGCATCAACTACTATCTGTCGTGTTGGTACCGACGTGACGAGTTcggcgtccgcgccgccatcttcttctcagcagccgccgtcgccggctcgttcggcggcctgctcgctGCGGCCATCCAGAACATGAATGGCCTGGGCGGTCTCGAGGGCTGGGCCTGGatcttcatcatcgagggcgccctcaccatcgtcatcgccttcATCTCCTTCTTCATGGTGCACGACTtccccgacgaggccaagttCCTCTCCAAGGAAGACCGGGCCCGCGTCATCCTCCGCCTTAggcgcgacggccagcacTCGGCCGAGCACGAGGAGTTCAAGATTGAGTACCTCTGGGCCGCCTTCAAGGACTGGAAGACGTACGCCGGAATGCTCATCTACATGGGCCCCCTCATGCCACTCTACGCCTTCAGCACCTTCCTGCCCAGCATCATCCAGTCCATGAGCTTCACCGACAAGACGCACATCATCAAGAACCAGCTCCTGAGCGTGCCGCCCTACGCCATTGCCGCCATCCTgaccgtcgtcgttggcttCGCCTCGGACCGGACCAAGAAGCGTGGCGTCTACAACATGGCctgcgccctcgtcggcatcatcggctTCATCATGCTCATGGCCACGACGAACCCCGCGGTGCAATACGCTGGCAccttcctcggcgcctgCGGCATCTACCCTAGCATCTCCCTCACCATTGCGTGGATCGCCAAcaacgtcgagggcgtgtACAAGCGCGGCATCGTGCTCGGCTTCGTCATTGGCTGGGGCAACCTCAATGGAGTCGTGAGCAGCAACATCTACCGGGACCCGCCCCGCTACTTTACCGGCCACGGCACCGTCACGGCCTACCTGTTTGTCTGCATGTTtggcggcagcctgctgATGTGGACGATGCTGCGGCGCGAGAACAAGAAGCGTCTCAACGGCGAGCGGGACCACTGGGTCCAGGGCAAGACGGAGGCGGAGATCAATATGCTCGGCGACAAGCGGCCGGACTTTCTCTACACACTTTGAGCGatggttttttttttttttttttttgccttGGCCGCTCCCTGTCGCGGGGCGGGCCCGGTGGCGTATGCAGGGGCTGAGGCGGACGCCAGCCCGGCAGTTGTGCGCATTTTGTTcgtttgcttgcttggccttTTGATGAGAGGTGCACTTAGACTGGCGCGTGCGtcctggcggcgagcaggggaGGGAGAGCGTTTTGGTTCAGACTGTGGATACTACGTCTCTGGCACCTTGGTGCTCTAGCTACGTTGTTGGTATATTCCGGTTACATTTTACCTATACATATAGCTTTGGGTATACTGGGACGATTTTTCTAGAGTAGAATGCTGGCCAACTTGGATGACCAGCTGAATGAAACGCGCGTGCCGCCTCTTGTCGGGCAAGCCATGAGCGTTTTTCCCGTCATCAGTCAATTGGGAGGCCCCCGAAGGCCCAGACGCGAAAAAGTCCCCGAAAGCTGCTGCCATGTGTAACGCGACGGACGGGGCTGGATCACGGTTGGAGCAATGATGGGGTACGCTACTGGTACAATACCCGGAGAGCACAATCACACTCTGTATCTCACATGTAGTGGCATTGGTCTAGTTACTGTGGCGTCGAAAGGAGATTCGATGTTACCACTTGCCGAAGGCCTAACCAGGCAGTTCAATGGCGGTCTACAACCATGGGTCAGAAGCTGTCGAGGGGGTACATGAACGGCTGCGCCTACTGTGACCGACCGCGGGAAGACTCTTGTGCCCTACGTGCGTACCAGACACCTGGTCGAGAGATGCCAATCTGATCTGCAGGCCGTAGGTATATGTAGTTATGCATATGCACGTTGGACGCAAAACGTCGGACGGAGCCCTAGGGCGTGGTACATACACAGCTACCCAAGCTTTCCAGAGCAAGGCAAAAGACACCACTGGACTTGCCTGCTTCCCTCTTCGACTATGCTACGTACTACCACAGCAGGGATAAGGCTCGCGAAGCGTTTAATCCGTGTGAGTCGACATAATGGCACCTGACTGTCAGCTCGTTGGCCTGGAGCAGGATGTGAGAGGGTCGGAGGATGGGCAGGATCCTGCCTGATTTCCTTTATTTCCCTTTTATGAAACGGCATGgaagatggatggatggatggatggctgatgggtgccgctgctgcagagTAGATCCTGCGGGCATTTGCGATGCTACGTGCGGAGTATGAGTATGTATGCACAGAGTAAATTAGTAGaagaaaggaaggaaggaagggagAGATTCCAAGGTTGTAGTGTGCAGGTTGAAccctgggcagcagcagcactttTGGGGCTTGGGGGGACTTGACTTGCCCTattggggagggggaggaggaggaggaggaggcactttgagggatggatggatggatggacggacgaTGGCGATCTACGTATAAacgttggcgggcgggggtgggtggatggatggaaggaccggcggtggcgggcatgTTCTTCGGGGTCTTTCGgtgagggagagggagagatgAGAGTTGTTGGTGATACATGGGGGAATAAAAAGGTTGAGGGAAGGATGGAGAGGGCAGTGGGTGGGCTTCAACGTGCGTGATGCATCGCTagcggcgagcaggagcgcgCGGCGATTTTGGGGTTCAATGTTGTTTGTTGTTGGGCCCCGTTTGGGTGGTGACGGGCGGGgggctcgacgtcgctgcACGACCCCTaatgagagagagagaagctTGTTTCCACGGCACCCTATCGGCAAAtcgtggggggggggggagttgTGGCGGTTCACACATATGGGAGGCGTTCTGGGGGCTAACTAGTATGTACATCCATAACCTTACTTTGTACGTGAAGAGTGCGGAGGAGGGACATGGGGGGGTATAGTAGTACTTGCTGGCCCCATCAATGGCTTGTTGCGATTCTCTCTGATCGGAGAGGACATCCCATCTTGCAGGGAACGGACCAATGATGGAGGTCCTGGTCCTGGTATGACTTGATGATGTTGGGAAACGGACAATTCGTCGAGGGATGGGATGTGTGGCATGTTCCGATAGATAACTCTTGTTGGCGATAAATGATGAACGCTGCTGCAGAGTGGGTGGGCACGTCGTTGGTGACCGGCAGGCAGTTATTGAAATATTGTGGCCTGCTGGTCAACAACATGACATGGCAAGGGGGATAACGTGCATTTGGGGGGGGGCATTGGCTGTTCCTATCGCCTAGCCAAATTCCATTTCGACCATGTCGTTGCGGGGAGTCAGGACGGGTTTTTACTTCGTT belongs to Purpureocillium takamizusanense chromosome 1, complete sequence and includes:
- a CDS encoding uncharacterized protein (COG:G~EggNog:ENOG503NU7U~TransMembrane:12 (i45-63o98-116i123-141o153-171i183-204o216-238i292-311o331-348i355-374o380-403i415-436o448-467i)) → MTIDTEKSAVDNGVGDNSSSSDIDNIVDPDAGLSEEERKAAERKLLWKLDLQLIPWLSLLYLICFLDRTNIGNAKIADLPAAIGIDIKKEPDRFNSTLTIFFVSYAVFEALCNFLLKKFRPSIFIPTIMVLWGACMLGMGFVKNWSGLMAARWFLGVCEAGLFPGINYYLSCWYRRDEFGVRAAIFFSAAAVAGSFGGLLAAAIQNMNGLGGLEGWAWIFIIEGALTIVIAFISFFMVHDFPDEAKFLSKEDRARVILRLRRDGQHSAEHEEFKIEYLWAAFKDWKTYAGMLIYMGPLMPLYAFSTFLPSIIQSMSFTDKTHIIKNQLLSVPPYAIAAILTVVVGFASDRTKKRGVYNMACALVGIIGFIMLMATTNPAVQYAGTFLGACGIYPSISLTIAWIANNVEGVYKRGIVLGFVIGWGNLNGVVSSNIYRDPPRYFTGHGTVTAYLFVCMFGGSLLMWTMLRRENKKRLNGERDHWVQGKTEAEINMLGDKRPDFLYTL